In Hyalangium minutum, a single window of DNA contains:
- a CDS encoding VOC family protein, with translation MNFVSIRLITADIDRLVRFYERITGLPTTRYTEDFAELITSACTLAIGSTRTLHLFGGNVARPADNHTAIIEFRVDDVDESFRILADVIGGSLVQKPTTMPWGNRSLLFRDPDGTLVNFFTPVTKEAIAKFAR, from the coding sequence ATGAACTTCGTCTCAATCCGCCTGATCACCGCCGACATCGACCGCCTGGTCCGCTTCTACGAGCGAATCACTGGCCTGCCGACGACCCGGTATACCGAGGATTTCGCGGAGCTGATCACCTCGGCCTGCACCCTCGCGATCGGCAGCACGCGCACGCTCCATCTGTTCGGCGGCAACGTCGCCCGGCCTGCCGACAACCACACCGCCATCATCGAGTTCCGCGTCGACGACGTCGACGAATCGTTCCGAATACTGGCGGACGTCATCGGCGGTTCCCTGGTGCAAAAGCCCACCACCATGCCGTGGGGCAACAGATCGCTGCTGTTCCGCGATCCCGATGGCACCCTGGTGAACTTCTTCACGCCGGTTACGAAGGAAGCGATCGCGAAATTCGCTCGATAG